The following are encoded in a window of Onthophagus taurus isolate NC chromosome 3, IU_Otau_3.0, whole genome shotgun sequence genomic DNA:
- the LOC111420722 gene encoding phenoloxidase-activating factor 2-like, whose translation MRSLSSVLNITLFFGVFFVFAQTQNVDDKITSIFGTGNDGLKWIPPGFEVVSTTALPALSALERCGDGSMRGLKVCVPYHRCDSETGTVIAEPKPEVNTDGVGLIDVRAGVNECENYLDVCCSLPSDGQIPTPFPTSQPPKPTPEPPIPTPGPVRGNSCGIRNINGLDFTITGNTNGEAQFGEFPWVVAILTTNYNPAVDDSLAICGGSLIAPQVVLTGAHCVAKYQNDLGKIKVRAGEWDTLTEKERYPYQERSVSGIIVHEEFNEKSLANDYALVLLERAYVQAPNLGTICLPPAGQVIDSKNCFTGGWGKKAFGNKESYSNILKKIELPTVPFDNCQTRLRKTRLGIHFQLHNSFVCAGEPGKDACTGDGGSPLICPDPNNPNRYVQVGIVAWGIGCGEVPGVYADVVGARNWIDKKMAQIGYDTTTYTQ comes from the exons ATGCGTTCGTTATCTTCGGTACTTAACATAACCTTATTTTTCGGCGTTTTCTTCGTTTTCGCACAAACGCAGAATGTTGATGACAAGATTACCAGCATTTTCGGAACTGGTAATGATGGTTTAAAATGGATCCCTCCCGGGTTCGAAGTGGTTAGCACAACGGCTTTACCCGCTTTATCTGCACTGGAAAGATGCGGTGATGGATCAATGAGAGGATTAAAAGTTTGCGTACCTTACCATAGATGCGATTCCGAAACAGGGACGGTTATTGCTGAACCAAAACCTGAAGTTAACACCGATGGAGTTGGTTTAATCGACGTTag ggcTGGTGTAAATGAATGTGAAAACTACTTGGACGTATGTTGTTCTTTACCATCAGATGGTCAAATACCAACCCCCTTCCCAACTTCGCAACCACCTAAACCAACTCCAGAGCCTCCTATACCAACTCCAGGACCGGTTCGGGGAAATTCTTGTGGAATAAGAAACATAAACGGCCTTGACTTTACGATTACGGGTAACACGAACGGGGAAGCCCAGTTCGGTGAATTTCCTTGGGTCGTCGCTATCTTAACAACAAATTATAATCCGGCCGTCGATGACTCGCTTGCAATTTGTGGTGGTTCGTTGATCGCCCCGCAAGTTGTTTTAACAGGTGCCCATTGCGTTGCGAA GTATCAAAATGATCTGGGTAAAATTAAAGTTCGCGCCGGCGAATGGGATACTTTGACTGAAAAGGAACGGTATCCTTATCAAGAACGCAGCGTTTCTGGAATAATTGTTCATGAAGAATTTAACGAAAAATCTTTAGCTAATGATTATGCTTTAGTTTTACTTGAAAGGGCTTATGTTCAAGCTCCGAATTTAGGAACGATTTGTTTACCGCCAGCTGGCCAAGTTATAGACTCCAAAAACTGCTTTACTGGGGGATGGGGAAAGAAAGCTTTTGGAA ATAAAGAATCctattcaaacattttaaagaaaatcgaATTACCAACCGTTCCATTCGATAATTGTCAAACTCGATTGCGAAAAACCCGTTTAGGAATTCACTTCCAACTTCATAACTCGTTCGTTTGCGCGGGAGAACCCGGGAAAGACGCTTGCACG GGTGACGGTGGAAGTCCATTAATTTGTCCAGACCCAAATAATCCCAACAGATACGTTCAAGTTGGTATTGTAGCGTGGGGAATTGGTTGCGGGGAGGTTCCGGGGGTTTACGCGGACGTCGTCGGTGCTAGAAATTGGATAGACAAGAAAATGGCCCAAATAGGTTATGACACGACAACTTACACGCAATAA
- the LOC111420730 gene encoding phenoloxidase-activating factor 2-like, producing the protein MYSQSLSLIIIFIVLICGEEVTEQVNSVNISRLYKSNPHWVPPNGRLVPDGGSNVMLEQKKCGEGSMKGIQICVHYNRCDPITKEIIPETVTRMRGLSLFPIGTECPELLDICCTISEKDRTTTTLSTTTELTPTKPTPPVPTPPIPTFKPTTLKPTRPKPTQLQLSYCGIRNPNGLNSPNVGDDSNEARYGEFPWVVMIFKTDYDSNESRSICGGSLISPAVILTAAHCVQNYVNNLDKIKVRAGEWDILSEQESYPKQDRGVSQIIIHANYNQNSGENNFALIFLENPYTRAENIGTICLPLYRQVIYSKNCFTGGWGKENAHSSYSNILKKIELPIVSYDICQKELRKTELGPSFVLPDTMICAGEYGKDTCTGDAGGPLVCPDPYNPKRYVQVGIVAWGVGCFEAPGVYSDVASARHWIDAVMADKGYNPIPYS; encoded by the exons atgtattctCAAAGTCTCAGTctaatcataatttttatcgttttaatttGTGGAGAAGAAGTCACCGAGCAGGTTAATTCTGTTAACATTTCTCGCTTATACAAAAGCAACCCACATTGGGTACCTCCGAATGGAAGATTGGTGCCTGATGGCGGTTCAAATGTTATGctagaacaaaaaaaatgcgGTGAAGGATCTATGAAAGGAATTCAAATTTGCGTACACTATAATAGATGCGATcccattacaaaagaaattattcCAGAAACTGTAACACGAATGAGGGGTCTTTCTCTGTTTCCAAT tgGAACCGAATGTCCCGAACTTTTGGATATATGTTGTACTATATCAGAAAAAGATAGAACAACAACCACCTTATCAACTACAACAGAATTAACTCCAACTAAACCAACTCCTCCTGTACCAACTCCACCTATTCCTACATTTAAACCAACTACATTGAAACCAACCAGACCAAAACCAACTCAGCTACAACTTAGTTACTGTGGAATAAGAAATCCTAACGGTCTTAATTCTCCTAATGTAGGTGACGACAGTAACGAAGCCCGATATGGGGAATTTCCTTGGGTAGTCATGATTTTCAAAACTGATTATGATTCTAATGAGTCTCGCTCGATTTGTGGAGGATCATTAATTTCCCCGGCGGTCATTTTGACAGCCGCCCATTGTGTACAAAA ctaTGTAAACaatttagataaaataaaagttcgCGCTGGCGAATGGGACATTTTATCGGAACAAGAGTCATATCCGAAACAAGATCGCGGTGTCTCACAAATAATTATCCACGCtaattacaatcaaaataGCGGAGAAAACAACTTCGCTTTAATTTTCCTTGAAAATCCTTATACCAGAGCGGAAAATATAGGAACGATTTGTTTGCCACTATATAGACAGGTTATTTActccaaaaattgttttactgGTGGATGGGGAAAGGAAAACG cGCATTCAagttattcaaatattttgaagaaaatcgaacTACCAATCGTTTCGTATGATATTTGCCAAAAAGAACTGCGTAAAACAGAACTTGGACCTAGCTTCGTCCTACCCGATACTATGATATGTGCTGGAGAATATGGTAAAGATACATGTACG gGTGATGCTGGAGGTCCGTTGGTTTGTCCAGACCCATACAATCCGAAGAGATACGTCCAAGTTGGTATTGTGGCTTGGGGCGTTGGATGCTTTGAAGCTCCAGGGGTTTATTCTGACGTAGCTAGCGCTCGACATTGGATAGATGCTGTAATGGCTGATAAAGGTTATAATCCAATTCCATATtcataa
- the LOC111420728 gene encoding phenoloxidase-activating factor 2-like gives MTIFSSIFLINVFFILVRGQLVEKDFKAIHTYVNAVFNNENPHWVPENFTLVSTTPLPVVKAVPRCGEGGSRGIKICVRYDECDPATKAVKDPQVYVQLTSVHEVDKGDLETECNNLMDTCCFLYPPNPTTIKPTTSNSSTTNSNTFQLTTPTPTTNKPTEISISYCGKRNYQGLNSSITVKNDEAQYGEFPWVIAIVKTQYNPILNESALDCSGSLIHPGVVLTASYCVQQYIDKPNQLKVLAGEWDSLSEQEIYPTQERGVTKIIIHENYDPNTGANNFALIFLDNIFAPAKNIQTICLPLHKQHIESRNCFITEWGQDRFNNRTLNSNILKKLELPIVPRDICQQQFRANQYGPDYLLPESMVCAGGYTSENCIGDPGTPLICPDPHNKNRYIQVGILIGGLTCGNGPRAYANIARARHWIDDKISMMGYDSITYAR, from the exons atgacaattttttcaagcatttttctaataaacgtattttttattttggttcGTGGTCAACTCGtggaaaaagattttaaagccATTCACACTTACGTTAATGCTGTATTCAACAACGAAAACCCGCATTGGGTTCCtgaaaatttcactttagtCAGTACAACCCCCTTACCGGTAGTGAAAGCGGTGCCAAGATGCGGTGAAGGGGGATCGAGAGGCATAAAGATTTGTGTACGTTATGATGAATGTGATCCAGCTACGAAAGCGGTTAAAGACCCTCAGGTTTATGTACAACTTACTAGTGTACACGAAGTTGATAAAGG CGATTTGGAAACGGAATGTAATAATCTCATGGATACTTGTTGCTTTTTATATCCCCCAAATCCAACTACGATTAAACCAACTACGAGTAATTCGAGTACAACTAATTCAAATACTTTTCAACTAACTACACCTACACCAACAACTAATAAACCAACTGAAATATCAATTAGTTATTGTGGAAAAAGGAATTATCAAGGTCTCAATTCTTCTATAACAGTTAAAAATGATGAAGCTCAATACGGGGAGTTCCCGTGGGTTATTGCAATTGTTAAAACCCAGTATAACCCAATCTTAAATGAGTCTGCCTTGGATTGTAGTGGTTCGCTAATCCATCCGGGGGTTGTTTTAACTGCTAGTTATTGTGTGCAACAGTACATAGATAAACCAAATCAATTAAAAGTTTTGGCTGGCGAATGGGATAGTTTATCAGAACAAGAAATTTATCCAACACAAGAACGCGgggttacaaaaataattatccaTGAAAATTACGATCCAAACACTGGAGCAAATAATTTCGCCTTAATTTTCCTTgacaacatttttgctccggctaaaaatatacaaacgATATGTTTGCCATTACATAAACAACATATTGAATCAAGGAATTGCTTCATCACCGAATGGGGACAAGATCGCTTTAATA ATCGTAcattaaattcaaacattttaaaaaaacttgaacTCCCAATTGTTCCCCGGGATATTTGCCAACAACAATTTCGTGCAAATCAATATGGCCCTGATTATCTCCTTCCCGAATCGATGGTTTGTGCTGGAGGATATACTTCGGAAAATTGCATT gGCGATCCTGGGACTCCATTAATTTGTCCAGATCCACATAACAAGAACAGATATATTCAGGTCGGTATTTTAATAGGAGGACTCACTTGCGGTAATGGACCGCGAGCTTACGCCAACATAGCCAGGGCTAGACATTGGATAGATGACAAAATATCAATGATGGGTTATGACTCAATTACTTACGCAcgatga